The genomic window TAGAAGATGTTCCAAAAGATGCTTTGATATTATCAACATCAAGTGGAAGTCCCCTCGAAGTAAAAAATGGCCTTGATAAAATGGGTTTTAAAAATATAAATTATCTCGCTCTTTGCAAATATAGTGATTTACAATTAGCTAGTCCTGATTTTATAGATGATTTTAAAGATGACTTTATAAATAACAAGCTTGAGTATGAAAATACTTATAATCTTTTAGCTGATGATAAATCAAAAGAAATATTTGAAAAGATAATTAATTTTAAAATATCTTATGACTTAACTTTTATGCAAGGTTTTAGAAACGACCACGAAAGCCAATATTTTGATAAAGAGATAATCCCAAAGATTAAAAATATAAGATTTGTAGATGGTGGTGGATATGTGGGAGATACTTTAAAAGAGATTATTAAAAACTATCCAGACTTTGAAAAAATATATTGTGTAGAACCAAATGCTTTACACATAAATATAGCAAAAAGAGATTTTGGAAATATTGATAATATAGAGTTTATAAATTGTGGACTTGGAAGTGAAAAAATAGTAAACCAGATAAAAGAAGAGTTACAAAATAATTGTGCCCATGATTATCAAGCTACAAATATAAACAGTATAGATAATCTAATAAGCCAAAAAGTTGATTATATAAAATTAGATATCGAAGGTGCAGAGCAAGATACAATAATTGGGGCAAAAAATACAATAAAAAAATACAAACCCATACTTGCAATTTGTATATATCATAAAGCACAAGATTGGTATAAAGTTCCCCAGTTAGTCTTAGATATAGAAAGTGACTATGATATTTATCTAAGACATTATATGGAAGGTATATACGAAACTGTTATGTATTTTATTCCCAAATTTAAATAAGCCTAAATAAGTTTAAAAAATCTAAATACCTTTGTTTGAATAAATATAAGTAGAGCAGAACTACAAAAACCAAGTATCGTACCCTCCACAACTCCAATAGTTGGATATGTTAAATATACTACATAAGAATAAACAATAATACTAGTAAGTCCAAATGGGGTGTTTTTTATGATGGTTCTAGCTTGTAAATTACTATGATTGAAATGTATTATTAAAAGCAAAGGTAAAAGAATAGTTGGGAATGATGAAAAGATACCTGCAATACTTGCTGGAACATATTTAGGTAAATTTGAGATTATTAAGAAAATGATTAATGTAAGTATACTTCTTATTACTAAATCATAGATTGAGACTTTTGATATCTTTACGATTTTATGATCTTCTTTTTTTGAAAAATATATAGCACTAATAATTAAAAGTGTAAAGATAATTAGTGGAGTGAAAATTATATGTGGTGGAATAAAAGATAAGATAAAGGCAATTATTAAATATGAAATAAAAGAGATAACTAAACTCAAAATTACTTCAAATTTTCCAGTATAAAAGGTACTAATATAATAACCAATAGAAAAAGCCAAGGCTGCAAAAAGACCATGTATATTATACAAAGCAGTCTCTTTTACATAATTTACCCCATACTCTATAGCAAAAAATATTAAGGTAATAGAACTACCAAGAGGAAGCCCTGAAAGTAGGCCAGAGAGTTTTGGACTAACTTTTTCAGCAATTACTGTCAGACTTAAAACTAAAGCAATAACTGTAATAGCTTTTAATACAAATATTTCCATTTAAATCTCTCTTTTATAGATATCTTTAGAATAATAGCCTGAAATATATAAATAAATAGTTTTATAAGATTTTGATATACTACAAAATAAATAAAAGGAAAAAAATGGCAGATGGTAAAAAACGTTTTGATGTAAAAATTGGAGCAAAGGTAAATATAGTTTTAAAACAAGATCAAAGAAGTGGAAATCTAACTCAAGGGATAGTTAAAAATATCTTAACAAATTCTCCTACTCATCCCCATGGTATAAAAGTAAGACTACAAGATGGTCAAGTGGGAAGAGTGCAAGAAATCTTATAATGAAACTTTTTATAGATGGAGATGCTTTTCCTAATATGTTAAAACCTATAGTTTTAAGAGCCATTGAAAAAAAAGGCTTAGAGACTTTAGTTTTTGCAAATAAAAAAATAGATATAGGAAAATCAAAATATGTGAAATATATCATCGTGGATTTGGGAGCAGATGAAGCTGATAATAAAATTGTTTATGAGGTTTCAAAAGATGATTTGGTTATAACAGCTGATATTCCCTTAGCTTCTAGAGTAATAGAAAAAGAAGCCCATGCTATTGATCATAGAGGTGAAACCTATACAGATGATAATATCAAACAATATTTAGCCATAAGAAACTTGATGCAAAGTATAAGAGATGCAGGAGAGATGACAAAAGGACCACCACCTTTTAATAAAAAAGATGTACAAAAGTTTGCAAGTTCTTTAAATGCCTTTTTACAAAAAATTTAATCAATATCTATCTCACATACAACTTGAGCATGATCACTCTCTTCAAGTGAACCATTTTGATTTCTTTTTAGGTGCTCATCAAATACTTTGTAAGAGATAATCTTGTCTTTTAAGTCATTTGATACAAAAATATAATCTATGACATTGCCATCTGCGAAATGATAACTTGTGGGTGTCCTTTCTATGCTTTTTTGTTCAGGATGTGGATTATAAATCTCTTCTTCATGGTGATAATAAGCATCAAAAAGTATGTATTTATCATCTTGAGATTCTTCATGATAAGCTTTGTTGCATAATGCATCAATCGTCATAGAAAATTCTTTGTCATTTAAATCACATAAAAATATTGTAGGTATTTTTGACTCTTTGATTTCCATATAAAGGGAAGATGCTTCTATTAGTCTTTGTTTTAAAACACTTGAAAAATCATTCTCTAAGGCGATTTTTGTCTTTTCAATTTTCTCTTTTAATGGAGTACCTTCTTTAAAGATATATTCAAACTCATTAAGTCTATTTGATTTGAGATGATTTACATAAACAGCTATTTTTGTTTTGTTTGGGAGTTCTATTATGGCTTTTATTGGAACTCTTGAAAAGGCAAAT from Arcobacter sp. F2176 includes these protein-coding regions:
- a CDS encoding FkbM family methyltransferase; this encodes MILSTSSGSPLEVKNGLDKMGFKNINYLALCKYSDLQLASPDFIDDFKDDFINNKLEYENTYNLLADDKSKEIFEKIINFKISYDLTFMQGFRNDHESQYFDKEIIPKIKNIRFVDGGGYVGDTLKEIIKNYPDFEKIYCVEPNALHINIAKRDFGNIDNIEFINCGLGSEKIVNQIKEELQNNCAHDYQATNINSIDNLISQKVDYIKLDIEGAEQDTIIGAKNTIKKYKPILAICIYHKAQDWYKVPQLVLDIESDYDIYLRHYMEGIYETVMYFIPKFK
- a CDS encoding YwbE family protein, whose translation is MADGKKRFDVKIGAKVNIVLKQDQRSGNLTQGIVKNILTNSPTHPHGIKVRLQDGQVGRVQEIL
- a CDS encoding YaiI/YqxD family protein: MKLFIDGDAFPNMLKPIVLRAIEKKGLETLVFANKKIDIGKSKYVKYIIVDLGADEADNKIVYEVSKDDLVITADIPLASRVIEKEAHAIDHRGETYTDDNIKQYLAIRNLMQSIRDAGEMTKGPPPFNKKDVQKFASSLNAFLQKI
- a CDS encoding endonuclease/exonuclease/phosphatase family protein, which encodes MNIKFATFNLFQFTAPPFSWYFKKDRFTKEQWERKVTWIKDQIKLLDADIIGFQEVFSIEELKELCKELGYEHFLSVDKPKTNTKNPTIYKTTVLALASRFPIISNKNVRYDVPSIRKHNFKDKFAFSRVPIKAIIELPNKTKIAVYVNHLKSNRLNEFEYIFKEGTPLKEKIEKTKIALENDFSSVLKQRLIEASSLYMEIKESKIPTIFLCDLNDKEFSMTIDALCNKAYHEESQDDKYILFDAYYHHEEEIYNPHPEQKSIERTPTSYHFADGNVIDYIFVSNDLKDKIISYKVFDEHLKRNQNGSLEESDHAQVVCEIDID